In Brassica napus cultivar Da-Ae chromosome C2, Da-Ae, whole genome shotgun sequence, the sequence gatacatatctaagaaccaaaattttgaagaaagtcACTGGCAAACTCTATtcacaggttagtgttcaaatctaatatatcaaacttttatagaatataagtacaaactcgaaatataaatggaTGTCTAATATATATTCATCAGTTCggtctaaaaataatatatttttctattaaagAAAAACCATCATGAACTCTAACTCTATTATCTTTTGCAATCGTATTATTGTATTATTCAGATTTAATCTTCGTGTTTTCTTGTGTTATGGCTGAGTATTCatcttgcttagtctagggtgttagggtgttagatacgtgaactaaacataaataagttataaatcgattgtctttATTCATTGTTGTGATTAAAGCTTGCATTAAactgatcacttagttcatgaccCTTGGTTAActtattcatcaaaagtgtAATAGGCtgctagacataacttgaatgagTATTGCATCCATAACCAACGAGAGTAGATGTTAGGGTGTATTTTGAATAGATCAGACTTGATTCCTAATGTTTGTTATCGCATCTCAGTCCAGATGAGAGTTTAGGTATTGAGATCGATCTACAAAAGGTGAAGCTCCTCGAGAGTGCGCTGATTTACTTGTAGTGTTCCGAGTTCCAAACTTGCTTTTTTtattgaacttgaataattgtttggctcacaatTGTTTGACACCCGATGAAAAAATCCTAGGCTAGCATCTTAATCATCGGAGAACCACCAATCAAACCTGTTATTTGTTCTTTACGCAATCTTAGTTTAAATTCACCAAATTGTTTTAGCTTGACATTGATATCATATAAGTAAAGTGTAAATTAGTCCTCTGAAATTGAATctaaaatattacaattactaCTATTAACTTGACAGTGACAAAGATTCAAATTTAATGTATCActcatcttttatatatatatgtgcgtGTGTGTAATCTGACTATAtcaaataaaacttcatttattttcatatggttctatgatcattttgatcttgttataataaaaattttaaacaattgatcACAGATTTTTTAATACGagacttttaataattttgtaatttatagttgttttaaagtttaaaatgataatatctaagaaaaaatctagattttattatatggttaatgtgatttcATATATCTTCTCTCTTTGTATAATAGTTTTCTGGCTCCACCAGTGACAATATTGTTACTATAATTTGGAAAGGCTATGAAAAAAAGACAGAAAGAATTGGCTAGGAAAATAAGATACGTACAAGAACCTCCATCTCAATCTTTTCCACTGAAAAATTCTACACctttaataaaaagtaatatCTATAATCAATAGAATTTAAAATCTATGTGGCAAACACTGAGAAACGATGCCGTCGGCTGCACATGATCCATGCACGCATACACAATATAAAGCTCTCTGCTCCTTCCACAAATTTCTCACTTGCCTTAGCCAGCCagtgaaaacaaacaaagctctctcttctctctatgtTTTTCATCTCAAAATACGaaattatatcaattttttagaacaatatatcaaatattatgaaaaaaagaaatagagaGTCTCGAGCAAGAACGAGATGTCGATAAGACGTATCTATCGATGCCTTACTGTTCTCATCAAAAGATCAAGTCCTTCCTTCGTATGATCCAACACAAAACCACAACAcgttaatctctctctctctctctctctctctctctctctctctctctctctctctctctaacttcAGTTATTACAATCACGAATCAAGATTCAAGAATGGTACGGACACCGTGTTGCAGAGCGGAAGGGCTGAAGAAAGGAGCATGGACTCAAGAAGAAGACCATAAGCTCATCGCCTACGTCCAACTTCACGGTGAAGGAGGCTGGCGAACCCTTCCTGATAAAGCTGGTAtacctttttattttcaaaacttcaaatttctTCGTCAACAAAATGAGTTCATATGCaagtaaaagataaaaataaaaacaaagattgaGGATTAGTTGAATAACTGATCATAACAACTCAGCTTGTGCATActtttcctctctttttttttgttccgcCAGTTTGGAGCTTTTCTTTGCATTACTGTTTTATTAACGTTTAGTGCTTTCAATCATAACAAAATTATAGGTCTCAGAAGATGTGGCAAAAGCTGCAGACTGAGATGGGCCAATTACCTTAGACCTGACATTAAGCGTGGTGAGTTTAGCGAAGAGGAGCAAGATTCCATCATTAGACTCCATGCCATTCATGGCAACAAGTAAGTTAATAAGTATAGAATATTACATTTGCATCAAACTTGACTCGATTGTTTCGGTATTTGCCTTCCTTATATTCATTAAATGATTCTCTACATAGTTGTTTATGATATCATATCATATTTGAATTtgtcaaattaaaatatatgtcaGTTAAAAACTATAAAAGCAAATACCTAAACCAAACACATTATATCattgttataaaattaaaaacattgaacATCATAATTTAGTTCGTGTAAAGGTgaacaaaaatgaaataaaacaaattatccCCATATCAATACTCATAAAACATTGTGTGTTTCCATCACCGCCACGCTATTATAGTGGCGATTTGGTATCACTTGGTAATAAATAATGCTTTGTTGATCAGATGGTCGGCGATAGCTCGTAGATTACCAGGAAGAACAGATAACGAGATCAAGAACCACTGGAACACTCACATCAAGAAACGTCTGGTCAAGAAAGGTATCGATCCGTTGACCCACAAATCACTTAATGGTAAATCATCTGACCATACCGAGACACCACCGGATAAAAGCAGCGTTCATcaggatgatgatgatcagaAGTCAAACAAGAATAATGCGTTAGGATCATTATCAGCTCGGTTCTTGAACAGAGTAGCAAACAGATTTGGTAAGAGAATCAACCACAGTGTTCTGTCTGATATTATTAATGGAAGTGGTgccccatttactagtcacacTACTCCTACTACAAGTGCTTCTGAATGTGAAAAGTCATCGAGTTCTTTCTCCACACCAAACTCTTCAAATCTCCTCATTAATGAAAACATGGTCCTCGATGCAACATCTTTGTCCTCGTCCACGTTCTCTAGCGACACCTCTGACCCCTCAGTATACGACCATATCTTCGATGACTTAGAAGATATGACCACATTTTCATCAAGATTTTTGAATGATGTTGTATCTCATGATGATGTAGATTTCTTGATGTTGGATGAATCTTGTTTGGAGAATACTTCGTTCATGAGGGAACTTACAAGGATTCTTCAAGAGGACTACGTTTAGTGATAGTCGTGTGACACCGATCAGTGAAGTTGATGTCTCCTTTGAAGGGATTGACAACTATTTTGgataaattaaacataaatgtcaagattttaatacatttataatgatgatgatgaaaattGAGTTTGGCATGTAAAATCAATCATAATTGATTTTGCTgtgtttttttaagtttgtgtGGTTTTCTGGCTTATAGTGATGTTGTTCGATTGGTAGGAACTAGGAAGCTACGAATTGATAAAACTAATGTCAAATGCATGGTATGTCTGAAACGGAAGAGACATTCAAACACTGATTAACGAAAGAGTTAGATTACACTAAGGAACACTTTTTGACTTTCTATTACTCCCAGATACACTTCTGACATGTGACATATTTTGTTGTGGGTCAGCGACAGATTGTGGATAATTTTGCCCTTA encodes:
- the LOC106379414 gene encoding transcription factor MYB122-like — translated: MVRTPCCRAEGLKKGAWTQEEDHKLIAYVQLHGEGGWRTLPDKAGLRRCGKSCRLRWANYLRPDIKRGEFSEEEQDSIIRLHAIHGNKWSAIARRLPGRTDNEIKNHWNTHIKKRLVKKGIDPLTHKSLNGKSSDHTETPPDKSSVHQDDDDQKSNKNNALGSLSARFLNRVANRFGKRINHSVLSDIINGSGAPFTSHTTPTTSASECEKSSSSFSTPNSSNLLINENMVLDATSLSSSTFSSDTSDPSVYDHIFDDLEDMTTFSSRFLNDVVSHDDVDFLMLDESCLENTSFMRELTRILQEDYV